Proteins encoded by one window of Pseudanabaenaceae cyanobacterium SKYG29:
- the rnpA gene encoding ribonuclease P protein component: MYLRGRVVGIKFLCSSTPGEAPKIGLVVSKKFSKRATDRNLVKRRLRSMLREMIPRLAEGVKLVVIVSRPEIDVSFEGLRHDLLELLKKASIFYGN, translated from the coding sequence GTGTACTTGAGGGGCAGAGTGGTTGGTATAAAATTTTTATGTTCCTCCACTCCTGGGGAAGCGCCCAAAATAGGTTTAGTAGTTTCTAAGAAGTTTAGTAAGCGTGCAACTGATCGCAACCTTGTTAAGCGTCGATTACGGTCAATGCTACGTGAGATGATTCCCCGTTTGGCAGAAGGTGTCAAGCTTGTGGTTATCGTTTCCCGACCTGAGATAGACGTGAGCTTTGAGGGTTTACGCCATGATTTATTAGAATTACTGAAGAAGGCTAGCATTTTTTATGGCAATTAA
- the rpmH gene encoding 50S ribosomal protein L34 → MTRRTLEGTKRKRLRVSGFRARMSTPAGRKVIKARRKKQRLRLIPA, encoded by the coding sequence ATGACCAGGAGAACCCTGGAGGGTACCAAAAGAAAAAGACTGCGAGTCTCGGGATTTAGGGCGAGAATGTCCACCCCAGCGGGCAGAAAAGTCATCAAAGCCAGACGAAAAAAACAAAGACTGAGACTAATACCTGCATAG